The Setaria viridis chromosome 9, Setaria_viridis_v4.0, whole genome shotgun sequence sequence agatatatatatatccaacTATCCAAATATGAAAAGATGTACAGAGCATGATTTCAAAATGTATACCGTTAAAACTAAAGATGTCTCAACTAATTAAGCCATCTCAGGCTCATTTCCTGCTATCCTACTACCATCAGCTTAACTCTCATTAGTTAACAAGCCGCATTCAATCTACATCTTGTGACTTTGCAGCTCTCCCACAAATATTTTGAATCAATCGATTGTCAAAGCTCTACAGTATGCATAAAAATTGAACATATACGCATACGTACTGAATAATATTATACTAAGTAACAACATGAGTTGTGCAAGGAAATTAGAATCGGAATTTCGCGCAGCATGAGGTGCGCAAAGTTGCTCAACGGTCAACACCCTTCCGGCTCCTGTACGTACGCTGGTCGCTGCTTCCTGCTCCTAGGGTGCTAGGCTCATTTTCATGCTTGAACGACTCGTGTGACGTTCAGCGCTCGCTGGGCTCCAGCCTCCAGCGCTTTGAGCTCACATCTGGCATGCTACGCTAAAGCTCGCAAGTCTCACTCTCACCTGCTCGCCGGCAGCAGGCCACTGCAGGCATGCCTCCTTGGGGATAGAGGTTGGGGAGAAATTATGAGGGACCAAGGAGAGGCAGGGAGGACCGGAGGTTTGCCCATATGCTCGTAATAGACGGACAGAGAAGCGAAATAAGTTGCTCAGTTAGAAGCATACACAGGTATACGTGCTATATACTCAGTTTTTTGGCACAAGAGTTGGGTATCCCTGGGAATACCCAGCCATCGTGGTGGCGGTCCGTAGCCGAGTTGCTATGGTGTGATTGCTTCATGTGGTTTGATTGGAGGTTGAGGCATGGCACACATGTAATATTCAAAGAGGAACATTTGGATTTCAATGTAGAAAGGAACTGCACCACTTGGAAATCAACGATGCATGCATATCACATCCAACGATATCTTTGGACAGAAACATGGGCACCAGAACGAAATTTCCAAGCATGACCAAAATACAAAAGACTCTGTTAGATGTTGACATGAATTTTCAATATCAATAGTAAAATGTACCTACAAGAAAGTCATCTATGATGCGGATCAATAATTTCAGTGTTCATTCAATGTACAAACATCTCACCAGTAATGGTGTTAATAGAGTCAGACAAAAGATTTGGCGAATGAAAAACCATTAAAGATCAAGATTCTTATGTGGTATATAAAAAGAATAATATTACCAATGGATAATTTAGCCAGGAGAATTGGAATGGTAAATAAATTAGAATGGTAACAAATACTGCAGCGTTTTTAGTTCTATGGAAACCattaactattttttttcaagtgTTTTTATGCTAAATTCCTTTGACGGGCTCTACACATAGTATTTGGAAATTGGAATTGCTTAGTTTCACCCATCCTTTTGATATCTGGGCGAAACAAGGGGGCAAAAGGCAATTATTATTGACGGGACCACAATGCTTTGTTGGGCTATTTGGAGTATAAGGAATGAAGTGGTTTTTGATAAATGCCAatctaaaatatttttgaagGTATTGTTTAGGGAATATACTAGCTCATGTTTGGGCCAAGTTGCAGCGAAATGAGAATGATCAGGAGTGGTATGTCGTTTGCCGGAGATGGTTGACTTGTGTTTCTTCACTTTGAATGGATGTCTGATTTTTAAAATTTGTTTATTTGGAGACTTGTTCGTGTGAGTGTAGCTTTTGTGCTACTATTGTAATAATTAAGGTCTGATTCTTCTTCATGAAAAAAGGTGAAGCAGGATACTTTTTCTATTATCTAAAAAATTCCGAGTTTTTAATTGTAACCAGGTCTCCCAATGGTCAACTTCAAGTACATATATGGTGGCAACATTGTCACTAGAGTTACACGAGAAAATGCTCAGTCCAGCCTTCAGCGGCTGACAAAACCATGTTAGAATTTGAAGCGCCGATAACAATATAAAGAATCAATATGCGTCTCCATCACTGGATGTGCAAATGATATCGAAATTGCATTATTTGCAGTTCTAACAATAATTCTGAGATACAGATGTTACAGGGTTCACAATATCTTCCTAGCCTTTAGTCCCACAGGTGTCTCCCTAGTCGCTACATGACAAGCTGAAGTGCTGAACATAGAGACGGGGCTGATGTTGACGCCAGTGTCTGCGCGTGTGGGCCCGCGCGAACGACACGACCCACCATCGGtttcgccggcgccgccggcccggccagCCACAGCCCACACGGCCCGGAGAAGAAGAGCAAGCCCGAAGCCCCCGAACAATATGGCAAAGCTCCCTGCCACCCAAACTGATCTCCACCACGCACTTGTCGCTCGCTCGCGCAcaccctcaaaaaaaaaaaaaaaaaaacttgtcgCTCGCTCGCGCACTGGGAGTCTGGGACCTGCCAGCCAACGCCATCCCACAGGAACACCGCATCCGCGACCGTTGATCGGTGACTCGGACGGTCCAGATCGCCCCCGGCAGGAGCCCGCCCAGCCACgagtcccaactcccaaccACCCCGATCCGGATAGCGTCTTCCCGCTTCGCTCGCTCCGTCGCCTTCGAGCCGGAAAATAGCCATTACCAAAGCTGTAAAGCAAGCAATTCGGGGGGAGCTTTCACCGCGCGCGTTCCCGCGATTGATGCGCCCGCCATGGCGTCCGTGCCGCTGTCCGCGTCGTCGcaggccggcctcctcctcctcccgttgCCCCTCCTGCagccgcccggcgccggcgccggcgcaggagcATGCCTGCGCTACTGCCTGCCGAGGCTGCCTCCAGGGCTCGCGAGCGTGAGGAAGGGAGGGCTCATgacgctgccgctgccgctgccgcttctGGCGCCGCCCCGGGCCGCGGAGGGGAAGGATGGGCGGGCCGTGACCACGGAGGaggtgatggaggaggaagaggatttgGAGGTCAGGAAGGAGGGGGAAAGTGGTGGGGCAAGCGAGGATGCGGCCAGGGGGTCGGGGCGGTTCGCCGCGGACTACATATCTCTTGGCATCAAGGAGCCCGTGTATGAGGTAGGCGGCCAGCAAGCTTGGTCTCAAGCCTGAAATGGCGTCGTAGTTCTTACTGAATTGTTCACATGATGTTTCATATTGCATTGTTACTTGCCAGTCAACATCCGTAATCTGGGCACTGCTTACCCGAAACTAAGTTAGCATCCGTTGTTTCGCGTTTTCCTTTTGTTCAAATGAATTGCCCTCATGTTTGTCCTGTGCCATTTTTATGTAATAATTGCATAGGTTGCCTTTATGTTGAATTGAGTATATGCACATTACAGATTTTTGGGCTTCAAAACCCTGCAACATACATAGTCATTAACCTTTATCCCGATATCCAACTTTACCCAGGTGATAGAAGTGAGATCTAGTGGGAGGATGTCCACCAAGAAAATAAGCCGGCGGCAGCTATTGAAATCTAGTGGTATGTAAAAGCAATGTGTTTCTCAAGCACTGTGCCAATACGTCAACTTCATTTTGTACTACTTTTAACTTAAAATGCTCAGTTAGTGTGATTTACTATCTATCTAGTGATTTCCAAGCACATGCAAAGGATTTCTTCTGATTTTTCAACTTTTGTCCTGCCAGGCCTCCGTTTACGAGATACTCGAAGCGTTGACCCATCACTATGGTTAATGAATTCAATGCCTTCCCTGCTGGTAATAGGATGCATTCAATACACAACTATGACTTTCCTTTGTTTATGCTATGCTGCATTTTTCGGTTGTACTGATGATCAATTTACCATTGTACACTATAGTCTGCGAGACAATATAATTGATTTGTCTTCACTGTATTTTTGTCCAAACTACATTATGTTTTCACATTTTTATAGTAGATCATGGAGTGCCCAGATACTTGCCTTTAAGGAAGGGCAATGACACTGTTTCTGCCATCAATTTCGGCTCTCATTCTGTTGGCTAACTGTAACTGTTTTAGAAAATGTTCACGACAGATTGAGTTTAACACTAAGGCAATTATTGTTGATTTACATCTAGAATATTTCTGCCACTTCTATTTTGTTAACTTGTGTATTGATGCATTTTAGTTGGGATATTGTCATTCCTGTTTTTATTTATTGGTGTTGTTTCCATTCTCTCCTTGCAATGCCATTCATATGGTTCCTGAACATCATCCTTTCTATAGCATTTGAAAATTCATGTTTCATCATTTATTATAGGTACGTGAACAAGCGATTTTAATCAATCTTGGTTCCTTGCGAGCAATTGCTATGTATGAGCGTGTTCTTATATTCAACTATAACAGGTCAGTTTTCACCTTTAATAATAACAAGTCACCTTCTCGTCATGACCTTACCTGATTGTCTTACAAACTTATCAAAAATTTTCTGTGACTTAAGTAGTCAAGGAGGAAAGGCGTTTCTAGAGTTATTACTGCCTAGGTTAAACCCAAGAAACATCAATGGTGGGCCTGCAATGCCTTTTCAGCTTGAGGTAATGGATATATCCAATAATCTATTTGCATTCTGGAAGTAATCGTGATATAATCATATGCTGCTACATAAATGCATTTTCTTCTCTGTTCCCATCAAAAGTTTGCTGCTAATTAAGTTTATATGATTCGGGGATCGCTAAGAACGGCTGCATATTTCTGTTTACATATGCATTGTACTTTCAACAACATAATAGGACATCAATAAGTCCTTGTGAATGTTAATATATCTGCATCAACACTCAAGTTATTTATCCAGGCAATATTTTCCAGTGGCTAATAtgatttgtagaatattgaacaATCATACCATCATCCGTGTACACTAATTAATGGTTGTATACTATTTTGATTGATCTTATTTAATATTGCatataattttatttaaaatattgGTACCCTTGTATTTTATTGTATTTTGTCTGCATCAACAGAATTGTGGTATGCTTGCATATTCGCGCAAATTGGAAGTGTACGTGGGGTCGTGGGCCAAATATTGGAAATATGAACTAATCTTTCAATTTGATTTCCTTGTGTTCAGGTTGTTGAAGCTGCACTTCTTTCTAGAATACTAAGATTGGAGCAGAGACTAATGAAAATTGAGCCTAGTGTGAGTATGATTATTTTTACTGCCTAGTTGATTTAGGAATCATCACTTATATGTTTCTCGGTCAATGACTCAAACTTctttttttgaccgaagtcagcaggggaaaccctacctatttttttgtataatttttttattccagacccgtttaattcgctcccacaggGAGTCGAACCCGGACCCATTGGGTgttactcaggtgctctaaccactaggctagagaccCTTTCACTCAATGACTCAAACTTCAAGCTgctattttttgaattttcaatttttgacaACTTCCATAACAATACATACAGTGGCATTCAAACAGGAATGCTTCCACTTATTTTCATCTCTTAATGCCTTTCTCTTTCCTATAACACATTCCCATCTAAATTAATCAGAGCTCCTGATTTTCATGTGCATCAACCAGCACACAAAATAAGAGATTATTTACTTCCAGATTGGACCACTAAGTGACTAATTTTATAGCTGAGCAGACCTTAGACAGGACATGATGTGCTAAATGTTTATTGCAGCACTTTCAGAAAATTAATCCATTAGTTTGTCATCAGCTCTTGACATGAGATACAGTAGGGGAGAGCCCTACCAAGTTGACTCTGCATTTTAGTTGTGCTGATATAGGCATTGTGGGATTGAACAGTGGTTTACTACTGTAGTTTTTCTTTCATTTCATTGTGATATAAAGTGTATGAGCTGCTCCTCATATATTGGTGCTTTCTATGCCACCATAGCATTTGCATTTGTGTTCAACCTTATATTGCTCAAGCACTATAAACTTTGATGTTCAAACAATTCTTTGGGCTTGCAACTCAGGTGGCTGCATTGCTCGAAGTTCTACCAAATCGCTTGACTGCTGATGTTTTGGAGCAGCTTCGTCTAAGTAAACAAGAATTGGTATAAAAACTTCATTTTGGAACCATTTTCTACAGCCATTTCTTAAGATTGATTTTGATTTTATGTATGTATTCATCTGTCAAGGTTGAGCTGGGTTCACGAGCAGGTGACCTGAAAC is a genomic window containing:
- the LOC117840308 gene encoding magnesium transporter MRS2-A, chloroplastic isoform X2 produces the protein MASVPLSASSQAGLLLLPLPLLQPPGAGAGAGACLRYCLPRLPPGLASVRKGGLMTLPLPLPLLAPPRAAEGKDGRAVTTEEVMEEEEDLEVRKEGESGGASEDAARGSGRFAADYISLGIKEPVYEVIEVRSSGRMSTKKISRRQLLKSSGLRLRDTRSVDPSLWLMNSMPSLLVREQAILINLGSLRAIAMYERVLIFNYNSQGGKAFLELLLPRLNPRNINGGPAMPFQLEVVEAALLSRILRLEQRLMKIEPSVAALLEVLPNRLTADVLEQLRLSKQELVELGSRAGDLKQMLIDLLEDPHEIRRICIMGRNCTLDKLSDDMECSVPLDKQIAEEEEEEIEMLLENYLQRCESCHGQAERLLDSAREMEDSISVNLSSRRLEVSRVELLLQVGTFCVAVGALIAGIFGMNLKSYLETNAWAFWATTGGIVVGAVAGFFLMYSYLKARKIL
- the LOC117840308 gene encoding magnesium transporter MRS2-A, chloroplastic isoform X1; translation: MASVPLSASSQAGLLLLPLPLLQPPGAGAGAGACLRYCLPRLPPGLASVRKGGLMTLPLPLPLLAPPRAAEGKDGRAVTTEEVMEEEEDLEVRKEGESGGASEDAARGSGRFAADYISLGIKEPVYEVIEVRSSGRMSTKKISRRQLLKSSGLRLRDTRSVDPSLWLMNSMPSLLVREQAILINLGSLRAIAMYERVLIFNYNSSQGGKAFLELLLPRLNPRNINGGPAMPFQLEVVEAALLSRILRLEQRLMKIEPSVAALLEVLPNRLTADVLEQLRLSKQELVELGSRAGDLKQMLIDLLEDPHEIRRICIMGRNCTLDKLSDDMECSVPLDKQIAEEEEEEIEMLLENYLQRCESCHGQAERLLDSAREMEDSISVNLSSRRLEVSRVELLLQVGTFCVAVGALIAGIFGMNLKSYLETNAWAFWATTGGIVVGAVAGFFLMYSYLKARKIL